From the genome of Podospora bellae-mahoneyi strain CBS 112042 chromosome 2, whole genome shotgun sequence:
TCATGACTGCCTGGGCGGTAATTGCTCTCATGAAGGCAGACTACCCCAATCTTGAACACATCAAGAAAGGTATCAAGCTGATCATGGACCGCCAACAAAGCAATGGCGAGTGGCTTCAAGAAGCCATTGAGGGTGTCTTCAATAAGAGCTGCATGATTTCGTACCCCAACTACAAGTTTACCTTCACCCTGAAGGCTCTGGGCATGTTTGCTCGCAAGTACCCGAACGAAACTGTGGTTTGAGGACGATGGGtcagagaaagaaaaagatgaTGACATGAGGCAAGATGGCAAAAGCAtatgatgatggtttggaGACATTCggtaatactttatacgtAATACTTAATTCATTTAATCCCCTTTCAGTCTTCATACAATTTCATTTCCCCCTTTCAGTGCCACCACTTAGTGATGTTACtgttgaggaaggcggtgaaACCATTGCTCGTCATGGACCCCCACTTCTGCAGGCATCCGCAGGTGGCAGAATTAGGTTGGCTGCAGGCTGTCCCAAGCTTGTTGGTGTGGTACCCCGCCAAAGCTTCCCCTGGTCAGCAGCTCTCTTGGGCTGCTTCTTTACAATTCGACAAGTATCTTTGGGCCAACCAGCTTTACACTTCTCATTCAGAAGTTCCAGCTTCACTTTTTCTGTCACTTACAAAGATCCCTTCAACTACTTGTCTATAACAACCTATCTCCGCCTCCGTTGATAtcttcccatccatccatcaccttCTCTCCAGctgccatcatcgccaagaCGAACTAGATAGGTACCTACCCGATCGACCCGTTCCGACCTCCCGGCAACTTCTCACCAGGATGGCGGCTACATCGTACGCCTACCGTGGCCTCGAGGCCGTCGAAAAGAAAGATTGGGCCGCTGCCGTTCCCCTTCTCGACAAGGCGCTGGAGGGTTCAAACTCCCCTCTTTGGCTGTTGGCCCGCTCGCACGCCCACCTCGAACTTAAGAACTATGAAGATGCCCTCCGCGATGCCGAACTTGCGTACCACGTTGCTGCCGAGAGGGGATCTGGGAGAAAGCAAATGATCGACGCCCAGTATCGCCGTGCTACCATTTATCACAGACTCAAGCAGTATGCCGACTCGGACTGCTGTGCCAAATGGAGCATGCTCTTGGCAGAGGGTCGCCCAGCTCGTGAGGATGACGGGGTTGAGAAGAACGTTGATGCCGACGGGTACTACACGGTTACATACGAGGATGCGGTTGCCGATAACGCGAACCAGCCGGATTACTCTATGAGGGAGAGCTTGAAAGATCCAGGCGTGAAAGACCCAAATGCAAAGACGATCAAGACTGGGTTTGAGTCACAGTGGAAACGAGCGTATACGTGGAGAACTGTCGTTTTGGGAATCCTGAAGAGGCTGCCGAAAAATGACCCAGGGCGCAAAGTCCATGTTTCCAAGataccaccaaagccagagctgaagaaggtcgagaagaaggccgagccTCTGGTTGTGGAGCTGGACAGCGAGGATGAAAAGCCGGTTGCGAAGCCCAGCGAGCCTGCGCCGGGAAGTGTACCCGATGAGAAGCTCAAGCTTCGTACCGACTTTTACCAGTCCAACCAAAATGTAACAGTTTCACTGTTTGTCAAGGGTACGAAGAAGGAAGAGCTTAACGTCAAGTTCTCGAAGCACCAGGTATGCCAATCCGAACTTTGGCACATGCTGATCGGCTACTAACGGGCTGTAGGTTCAAATATCACCAATTGCTCGCGCCGCGGCCCCATACGTAAAGCCTGGCGACCGCGAGGCTTCCTCGACCTTGCACCTGAGCGGCGAGATCAATCCCGCTGGTTCTCGTTGGACCGCCACCCCATCGAAGATTGAGCTCGTTTTGCAGAAAGCTACGCCAGGGAAGTGGGGCTCGTGGGGCAAGGAGGAAATCGGCATCGTAGAGAATGCGGATCAAGAAGAGGATATTGAAGAGGTcaccccttcttcatccAACCAGGCTTCGGCTCCTGCTGTCAAGCCTGCCGCTGCTCCAGCCTACCCCACCAGCAGCCGGACCGGACCTAAGAACTGGgacaagctggaggagctggaaggGGTCGAGGACACTGAGAGCGATGTCAATgccttcttcaagaagctTTACAAGGACGCCTCCCCTGAGCAGCAACGCGCCATGATGAAGAGTTTTACTGAGAGTAATGGGACAGCTCTCAGCACGGACTGGAGCGatgtgaaggggaggaaggtggagACGGTGCCGCCTGAGGGtgtcgaggtcaagaagtGGAATAGTTGAAGGTGGTCCCGAGGTTGGGATTTATTCTCTTGAGAAGTGGGACCGGTTGCATGGTTAATGGCAGTGATAGCGACGTGAACTTTTGTATCATGCTTTATTAGAGTGGTGGATAGGGGATGATGGCGTTGTGTTAGGCGCTGGCGTTGGAGTGTTTACAAAAGCGAAGCAAACTGGGCCGGTAGTAATGAGGAATATTTTTACTTTGATCGTGCGATGTGAAGGGACGGTTCAGAAATGAGACAAGTCGGTCTTGGACGCTCTTTGGAATGTGAACCAGGATATTTATACATTTGAGGGGTATTCCCAACAGGAAGGATGGCTCTTGGATTTGGTAAGAGCGTCAAGAGGCCACTTATAGGCCTCGAGGGTAGCTCATTGGGGGATGTTGCACGTTGAGAAGGCGTAGAACACTTGAACAATGTCCCAAGATACCAAGATCTGGGTATATCTTCGACACCATCTTACCAAGTGAGCTCAGTCTTTTGCAAGAAGAAACAAACCTGGGCGTGTCGTGAGATATTCATCATCTAGGTAGGCTAATTACAATTCTATGTTCtaaaaaaagggggtataATCAAGTATTCGCCCGCTCATACATCATGCTCATGGTCTAATCAACGCGATCCTTACTTGTCGATCGGCAGCTGTTTGTGCTCTCAGCCGCGACCGGCGTCGACGGCCGCAAACTTGTCCCCTCCACATCATCCAGCCGGGTGACGCTCATATCCGGACGTACCCTGAAAGTCTGACCCCTCCAATTCACCGTGGCTCCAAGAAGGACAGCCCAAGTCCAGATGGGAAATGCCAGAAACTCTCTCCCCAGCCAAGCGGCAAACCAAGTCAAAaacggcttcttcttgattcCTCCTGTTCGCGTCGAGCCCAGGGCAAAAGCCGGCGTGTTTTCATCCACATCAACACTCTGCAGCTTATGCAGCTTGGCACTCAGCAATCTGTCCACGACCATCCAGACAGTGACGGCCGAGATCCAAATGGTACCAAACGCTTTCCAAGTGGGAGGTATTCCAAAAAAGGAGCGGAACCAAGGCAATGTCGTGAAGGCAAAGGCCATGTGGAGGCACCCGATCAGAGATTCCACACCTGGCTCCACAAGCGTGGCCGTTAACACGGTCCACTTCCGTACTCGAAGCCATCGTACACGGCGAGCAATGTAAGCGGCAACAGTCATGCCCGACATGGGCTGAATAGCTACCTCGCCGTA
Proteins encoded in this window:
- the SGT1 gene encoding Cochaperone protein (antiSMASH:Cluster_4; COG:T; EggNog:ENOG503P0UK; BUSCO:EOG09264LH2), translated to MAATSYAYRGLEAVEKKDWAAAVPLLDKALEGSNSPLWLLARSHAHLELKNYEDALRDAELAYHVAAERGSGRKQMIDAQYRRATIYHRLKQYADSDCCAKWSMLLAEGRPAREDDGVEKNVDADGYYTVTYEDAVADNANQPDYSMRESLKDPGVKDPNAKTIKTGFESQWKRAYTWRTVVLGILKRLPKNDPGRKVHVSKIPPKPELKKVEKKAEPLVVELDSEDEKPVAKPSEPAPGSVPDEKLKLRTDFYQSNQNVTVSLFVKGTKKEELNVKFSKHQVQISPIARAAAPYVKPGDREASSTLHLSGEINPAGSRWTATPSKIELVLQKATPGKWGSWGKEEIGIVENADQEEDIEEVTPSSSNQASAPAVKPAAAPAYPTSSRTGPKNWDKLEELEGVEDTESDVNAFFKKLYKDASPEQQRAMMKSFTESNGTALSTDWSDVKGRKVETVPPEGVEVKKWNS